In Deltaproteobacteria bacterium, the genomic stretch GGGCGACTTCCGCAAGCCAGTCGTGATCAAGCGATTGCGCGCGGAGCTGCGCGACGACCCCGAGCTGCAGGCTGCGTTCGCGCGCGAGGCCCAGCTCGCGCAGCGGTTCCAGCACGCGAACGTCGTGGCCGTGCTCGACCTCGGTGACGACGAGGGTCGGCCATACATCGTGATGGAGCTGGTCGACGGCTGCTCGCTGCAGCGCCTGCTGGAGCACCGCGGGCGCGAGCACGTGCCCGTCGCGTTGGCCTTGCATGTCGCGCAGCAGATCGCCGCAGCCCTGCAGTACGTGCACGGCCTGCGCGACGACGACGGTGCGCCATCGCAGCTGGTGCATCGCGACGTGACACCGGGCAACGTGCTGCTATCGAAGGACGGCGCCGTCAAGCTCACCGACTTCGGCATCGCACGCACCCGCGCCGGCGGCAACGACACCCTGCCCGGCCTCATCAAGGGCACGCCGCTCTATCTCTCGCCCGAGCAGGCCGCGGGTCGGCCGCTCGACGGCCGCAGCGACGTCTACGCGCTCGGCCTCGTGCTCCGCCGCATGATCGCCGGGGACGGACCTCTGGACGGCCACGATGCCGGCCTGCAACGCCTGGTCGAGCACGCCACCGAGCCGGCGCTGCGCGATCGTTGCGACATCGACGGCTTCGTGGCGGCGCTGCATCCGTTGGTCGCGCGGCTCGGCGATCCCCGGGCCCATGCCGAGCTGGCACGACTGGTGCGCGACGCGATCGGCGAGCACGCCACCGTCGTGCGCTCGCTCGACGTCGCGTTGCAAGCGGATCCGTCGCCCCGCACCGCCGCGATGGCGGCCACGGCAGCCCCGCCGCTGCCTTCGGCGTGGTGGTTCCCGCTCGCGGCGCTCGGCATCGTCGCACTCGTGGTCGCCATCGTGTGGCCGCGCGCGCCAGCCCCCGCGGAGCTCGCCGCACCGATCGCCGCGGCACTCGACGGCGCCGACGCCCCAGCCGCGCGCCCACCTCGGTTGGCGACGCCGCCCGCCCCGGCCGCGCCAGAGCTGACAGGGAGTCCGGCCGCTGGATCCACCGGCGACGCCACGGCAGCTCCCGCGGCTGCGCCGGGGCCCATGCGCCCCGCCATCGCGCCGCGGGGACGCGGACGCCTGAAGGTCAACCTCATGCCCTACGCCGAGGTCTCGATCGACGGCCACCCGCGCGGGCAGACCCCGCTCGACCTGCCGCTGCGCGCGGGCAAGCACACGGTGGCGCTCTACAACCCCGACAGCGCGCAGCGACGAACGCTCGAGATCGAGATCGAGCCCGGCGGGACTGCGAGCATCACCGCGTGGTGACGATGGCGGCCACCGGTGCACGACCGCACGATCGACGTCACGATCGGAACAGTCGCTCGTGCAGGCCCTGCAGCTCCTCGCGCAGCTTGCCGACCACGCCGTCGATCTCGGTGCCCGCCTTCGCGGTCACCTGCTCGAACTTGTGCTCGAACTCGTGGACCTTGGGCTCGAGCTTCGCCCACGCGTCCTTGAGATCCATCCCCGCGAGGTGGATGCGCACGCGGATTTCGTCGGCGATGCGGCGGACCTCGTCCATCGTTGATTCGGCGGTGACGCTCATGCGCCCAGTCTGGACCACGGAATCCGAGGCGCCAGCGCAAAAGCGACCGTGCGGCGCCGCCACGCACGCCGCTCGCCGCCTGGCGGTACACTGACACCAA encodes the following:
- a CDS encoding serine/threonine protein kinase is translated as MPSPTRSARDGSPGTRVGGRYELADVIGVGGVAEVVRAAVVGAGDFRKPVVIKRLRAELRDDPELQAAFAREAQLAQRFQHANVVAVLDLGDDEGRPYIVMELVDGCSLQRLLEHRGREHVPVALALHVAQQIAAALQYVHGLRDDDGAPSQLVHRDVTPGNVLLSKDGAVKLTDFGIARTRAGGNDTLPGLIKGTPLYLSPEQAAGRPLDGRSDVYALGLVLRRMIAGDGPLDGHDAGLQRLVEHATEPALRDRCDIDGFVAALHPLVARLGDPRAHAELARLVRDAIGEHATVVRSLDVALQADPSPRTAAMAATAAPPLPSAWWFPLAALGIVALVVAIVWPRAPAPAELAAPIAAALDGADAPAARPPRLATPPAPAAPELTGSPAAGSTGDATAAPAAAPGPMRPAIAPRGRGRLKVNLMPYAEVSIDGHPRGQTPLDLPLRAGKHTVALYNPDSAQRRTLEIEIEPGGTASITAW